TTCCGCCACCCCTCGAAGGCGGTCGACGCCGTGTCCAGGGCCGCATCGACGTCGGCCGGTCCGGAGATCGGTGAGTGCGCGAAGATCTCGCCCGTGCTGGGATCGACCAGCGGCATGCTGCGTCCGTCCGCGACGTCGACGTAGCGGCCACCGACGAAGTTCTTGAGATGGCGCGGTGCGCTGTCGCTCACGACGACCTCCAGCTCACGGGACTCGACCGGACACGAGTGACGGGGCGGTACACGCTGCTCAGCGCTACTCGACCCTCGCAGATCTCACGGCTACTGACAAGGGATTCCGTCGTTTCGGGTATATTTGACGACGGAATCACTTGACAGGTCAGACAGGGATGACACGATGACGACACAGCGGTGGCACAGCTGCCGGTGGAGGAGGTCGTCGTCCATGCCCGGTCCCAGCCTCGCTCACCGCCCGACCCGGCGGCCATGAGCGCTCGGCAGGTGGCCGGTGACGGGGGCTTGGACGACATCTCCCGCCAGATCATCGGTGAGCTGCAGGAGGACGGTCGGCGGTCCTACGCCGCCATCGCCAAGGCGGTCGGATTGTCCGAGGCGGCCGTGCGGCAGCGGGTGCAACGTCTGCTCGATGCCGGCGTGATGCAGATAGTCGCGGTCACCGATCCGCTGACCGTCGGCTACCACCGGCAGGCAATGATCGGGATCAAGGCCGAAGGCGACCTGCAGGTCGTCGCCGACAAGCTCAGCGCCGCGCCGGAGATCGATTACGTCGTCGTCACCGCGGGCTCCTTCGACATTCTCGTCGAGTTGGTCGTCTCCGACGACGAGCACCTGCTCCATCTGCTCAACGACACCATCCGCGCCATCCCGGGCGTCAAGGCGACGGAGACGTTCGTCTATCTCCGGCTGGCGAAGCAGACCTATTCCTGGGGGACCCGATGACCACCACACCTCCGACCACACCGGGATCGGGACCGGAGTTGGACCGCGCGGACCTGTCGCTGTCCGACAGCGCCCGCGAGCACCTGTGGATGCACTTCACCCGGATGTCGTCCTACGCCGAGAATCCGGTTCCGGTGATCGTGCGCGGCGAGGGCCCGTACATCTGGGACGACCAGGGACGGCGATACCTCGACGGGCTGGCCGGCCTCTTCGTCGTGCAGGCCGGACACGGCCGGACCGAGCTCGCGGAGGCCGCCTACAAGCAGGCCGGCGAGCTCGCGTTCTTCCCGCTGTGGTCCTACGCCCACCCCAAGGCCATCGAGCTCGCCGAGCGCCTCGCGACCCTGGCCCCCGGCGACCTCAACCGGGTCTTCTTCACCACCGGCGGTGGTGAGGCGGTCGAGAGCGCCTGGAAGCTCGCCCGGCAGTACTTCAAGACCCAGGGCAAGCCGACCAAGCACAAGGTGATCAGCCGCTCGATCGCCTACCACGGCACGACGATGGGTGCGCTGTCCATCACCGGCATCCCGTCCGCTCGGGAGGATTTCGAGCCGCTGGTGCCCGGTGCGTTCAAGGTGCCCAACACCAACTTCTACCGCGCCCCGGAGCACGGCGACGACCTCGAGGCGTTCGGGCGCTGGGCGGCCGATCAGATCGCGCAGATGATCGAGTTCGAAGGCCCGGACACGGTCGCGGCCGTATTCCTCGAGCCGGTGCAGAACTCCGGCGGCTGCTTCCCGCCGCCGCCCGGCTACTTCCAGCGGGTCCGCGAGATCTGCGACCAGTACGACGTCCTGCTGGTCTCCGACGAGGTGATCTGCGCCTTCGGCCGGCTCGGCGAGTACTTCGGTTCGGCCCGCTACGGCTACCAGCCCGACATCATCACCTGCGCCAAGGGAATGACCTCCGGCTATTCGCCGATCGGCGCGATGATCGCGCGCGACCGACTGGTCGAGCCGTTCCTCACCGGCAACACGACCTTCTCGCACGGCTTCACCTTCGGCGGGCACCCGGTGTCGGCCGCGGTGGCGATGGCCAACCTCGACATCTTCGAGCGTGAAGACCTCACCGGGCACGTACGCCGCAACGAAGCGGCCTTCCGCTCGACCCTGGAGAAGCTGACCGACCTGCCGATCGTCGGCGACGTCCGCGGCGACGGCTACTTCTACGGCATCGAATTGGTCAAGGACAAGGTGACCAAGGAGACGTTCGACGAGGACGAGTCCGAGCGGCTACTACGCGGATTCCTGTCCAAGGCGCTCTTCACCGCCGGCCTCTACTGCCGCGCCGACGATCGAGGTGATCCCGTGGTGCAACTCGCTCCGCCGCTGGTGTGCGATCAGAGCCACTTCGACGAGATGGAGCAGATTCTGCGTTCGGTCCTCACCGAGGCATGGAGCCGGCTGTGACCGGGACGCCGGAGCGGGCCAGCGCCTCGCGGGCCGGCCGG
This genomic stretch from Mycobacteriales bacterium harbors:
- a CDS encoding Lrp/AsnC family transcriptional regulator encodes the protein MSARQVAGDGGLDDISRQIIGELQEDGRRSYAAIAKAVGLSEAAVRQRVQRLLDAGVMQIVAVTDPLTVGYHRQAMIGIKAEGDLQVVADKLSAAPEIDYVVVTAGSFDILVELVVSDDEHLLHLLNDTIRAIPGVKATETFVYLRLAKQTYSWGTR
- a CDS encoding aspartate aminotransferase family protein, producing MTTTPPTTPGSGPELDRADLSLSDSAREHLWMHFTRMSSYAENPVPVIVRGEGPYIWDDQGRRYLDGLAGLFVVQAGHGRTELAEAAYKQAGELAFFPLWSYAHPKAIELAERLATLAPGDLNRVFFTTGGGEAVESAWKLARQYFKTQGKPTKHKVISRSIAYHGTTMGALSITGIPSAREDFEPLVPGAFKVPNTNFYRAPEHGDDLEAFGRWAADQIAQMIEFEGPDTVAAVFLEPVQNSGGCFPPPPGYFQRVREICDQYDVLLVSDEVICAFGRLGEYFGSARYGYQPDIITCAKGMTSGYSPIGAMIARDRLVEPFLTGNTTFSHGFTFGGHPVSAAVAMANLDIFEREDLTGHVRRNEAAFRSTLEKLTDLPIVGDVRGDGYFYGIELVKDKVTKETFDEDESERLLRGFLSKALFTAGLYCRADDRGDPVVQLAPPLVCDQSHFDEMEQILRSVLTEAWSRL